The Catenuloplanes niger genome includes a window with the following:
- a CDS encoding response regulator transcription factor, translated as MIKLLIADDQAMVREGFGALLAAQPDLVVVGSAANGEQAVTETRRLDPDVVLMDVRMPVMDGLEATRRLLADPGADRPKVLILTTFDLDDYVFEALRAGASGFLLKDAPGADLVQAVRVVAAGEALLAPSVTRRLIAEFTARPAPRERPRPTALNALTARETEVLRLIARGRSNTEIAAELVVAEQTVKTHVGRILGKLGLRDRAQAVVLAYETGLISPGE; from the coding sequence TTGATCAAGCTGTTGATCGCCGACGACCAGGCGATGGTGCGCGAGGGTTTCGGCGCGCTGCTCGCCGCCCAGCCCGACCTGGTGGTCGTCGGCTCCGCCGCGAACGGCGAGCAGGCCGTCACCGAGACCCGCCGGCTCGACCCGGACGTGGTGCTGATGGACGTCCGCATGCCGGTCATGGACGGGCTGGAGGCGACCCGGCGGCTGCTCGCCGACCCCGGCGCCGACCGGCCCAAGGTGCTCATCCTGACCACGTTCGACCTGGACGACTACGTCTTCGAGGCGCTGCGCGCCGGTGCCAGCGGGTTCCTGCTCAAGGACGCGCCCGGCGCCGACCTGGTGCAGGCCGTGCGGGTGGTCGCCGCCGGCGAGGCGCTGCTGGCCCCGTCCGTCACCCGCCGGCTGATCGCCGAGTTCACCGCGCGCCCGGCACCGCGGGAACGGCCGCGCCCGACCGCGCTGAACGCGCTCACCGCCCGGGAGACCGAGGTGCTGCGGCTGATCGCGCGCGGCCGCTCGAACACCGAGATCGCCGCCGAGCTGGTGGTCGCGGAGCAGACCGTGAAGACCCACGTCGGCCGCATCCTCGGCAAACTCGGCCTGCGCGACCGGGCCCAGGCGGTCGTGCTCGCCTACGAGACCGGGTTGATCTCCCCCGGCGAGTAG
- the fabG gene encoding 3-oxoacyl-[acyl-carrier-protein] reductase, with translation MARTVLVTGGNRGIGLSIAQAFAKQGDRVAITHRGSGAPDGDLFGVQCDMTDPASIDAAFTQVEEKLGPVEVLVANAGMTADTLLLRMTDEQFTDVVETNLTGAFRVAKRATPKMVRARWGRMIFISSVVGLSGNPGQVNYAASKAGLVGVARSITRELASRNITANVVAPGFIDTAMTDVLSDERKAEIRKQIPLGRMATPEEVASVVTWLASDGAVYVTGAVIPVDGGMGMGH, from the coding sequence GTGGCGCGCACGGTGCTGGTGACCGGAGGCAACCGCGGGATCGGGCTGTCCATCGCGCAGGCCTTCGCCAAGCAGGGCGACCGGGTGGCGATCACCCATCGGGGTTCCGGCGCACCCGACGGCGACCTGTTCGGCGTGCAGTGCGACATGACCGACCCGGCCTCGATCGACGCCGCGTTCACCCAGGTCGAGGAGAAGCTCGGCCCGGTCGAGGTGCTGGTGGCGAACGCCGGCATGACCGCGGACACGCTGTTGCTGCGGATGACGGACGAGCAGTTCACCGACGTGGTCGAGACGAACCTGACCGGCGCGTTCCGGGTGGCCAAGCGCGCCACGCCGAAGATGGTCCGCGCCCGGTGGGGTCGCATGATCTTCATTTCCTCCGTGGTCGGCCTGTCCGGCAACCCGGGCCAGGTCAACTACGCGGCCAGCAAGGCTGGCCTGGTCGGCGTGGCCCGGTCGATCACGCGGGAGCTGGCGTCGCGCAACATCACGGCGAACGTGGTGGCGCCCGGCTTCATCGACACCGCGATGACCGACGTGCTCTCCGACGAGCGCAAGGCGGAGATCCGCAAGCAGATCCCGCTCGGCCGGATGGCCACGCCGGAGGAGGTCGCGTCCGTGGTGACGTGGCTGGCGAGCGACGGCGCGGTCTACGTGACCGGCGCGGTCATCCCGGTCGACGGCGGCATGGGCATGGGTCACTGA
- a CDS encoding sensor histidine kinase produces MPSASRFRRPAPLRDLGRLVAGADYPFPPPRPGSRWARTRPWLVPPGLVVIVALTAGGAAYLQTQRDLSVEIATLLSLSGTAPLLFVFWRPVIAWRFAYAGTFIGALWVERENGDWPWNPVQVLVLLLVFGVVSARATGGTALWVALLMAIPCFRFTPDNNAFVVWLLFLVVIVLGDQVRRRTRAQQSLEVQEEITDLARAQRAVLEERARIAREMHDVVAHHMSMIAVRAETAPYRLAELPGPARDEFTAIADAARETLADMRRLLGVLRTSRPDDPQLTPQPTLADLPTLIATASRAGMPVTLETDEIEPAPPEPVSLAAYRIVQEAVANAGRHAPGAVVRVTVFPENGALRVTVANGPAPAGSTSLSPAGSGHGLMGMRERAQALGGTFVAMPSRGGFEVSATLPLAVEVP; encoded by the coding sequence GTGCCCTCCGCATCACGCTTCCGCCGGCCCGCCCCGCTGCGCGACCTGGGCCGCCTCGTCGCCGGTGCGGACTACCCGTTCCCGCCGCCGCGGCCGGGCTCGCGGTGGGCCCGGACGCGTCCCTGGCTCGTACCGCCGGGGCTGGTGGTGATCGTCGCGCTGACCGCCGGGGGCGCGGCCTATCTGCAGACGCAGCGCGACCTCTCGGTCGAGATCGCGACGCTGCTCTCGCTGTCCGGCACGGCACCACTGCTGTTCGTCTTCTGGCGGCCGGTGATCGCGTGGCGGTTCGCGTACGCCGGCACGTTCATCGGCGCGCTCTGGGTCGAGCGGGAGAACGGGGACTGGCCGTGGAACCCGGTGCAGGTCCTCGTCCTGCTGCTGGTGTTCGGCGTCGTCTCGGCCCGGGCCACCGGCGGCACGGCGCTCTGGGTCGCGCTGCTGATGGCGATCCCCTGCTTCCGCTTCACGCCGGACAACAACGCGTTCGTCGTCTGGCTGCTGTTCCTCGTCGTGATCGTCCTCGGCGACCAGGTGCGGCGGCGCACCCGCGCCCAGCAGAGCCTGGAGGTGCAGGAGGAGATCACCGACCTGGCCCGGGCACAGCGCGCGGTGCTGGAGGAACGAGCCCGGATCGCGCGCGAGATGCACGACGTGGTCGCCCACCACATGTCGATGATCGCGGTACGCGCGGAGACCGCCCCGTACCGGCTGGCCGAGCTGCCCGGCCCGGCCCGCGACGAGTTCACCGCGATCGCCGACGCGGCCCGGGAGACGCTGGCCGACATGCGGCGGCTGCTCGGCGTGCTGCGCACCAGCCGCCCGGACGACCCGCAGCTGACGCCGCAGCCCACGCTCGCCGACCTGCCCACGCTGATCGCCACCGCGTCCCGGGCCGGCATGCCGGTCACGCTCGAGACGGACGAGATCGAGCCGGCGCCGCCGGAGCCGGTGTCGCTGGCCGCGTACCGGATCGTGCAGGAGGCGGTGGCGAACGCGGGCCGGCACGCGCCGGGCGCGGTGGTGCGGGTGACGGTCTTCCCGGAGAACGGCGCGTTGCGCGTCACCGTGGCGAACGGGCCGGCACCGGCCGGCTCCACGTCGCTGTCGCCCGCCGGATCCGGGCACGGTTTGATGGGGATGCGGGAGCGCGCGCAGGCTCTCGGCGGCACGTTCGTCGCGATGCCGTCCCGTGGCGGTTTCGAGGTGTCCGCCACCCTTCCCCTGGCCGTGGAGGTTCCTTGA
- a CDS encoding alpha/beta hydrolase yields the protein MTGRMLITALVAVVLWAHLPMLPAHHPGRVRPRMAATIAGTLAGCATAPECALRVDRLYALSTASMRAAGPPYATWAGRTFLGFDPRGDGQAVEVVGDLTTAARITVVVPGVATTLGTFTRGLGDVARRAPAVQARAIHRAALARDPHARVAVVAWLGYDPPDGVGVSAARQEVARSGARALTELLAALGSARPGVPVTLVGHSYGAIVAGLAVRAGAPTVTDLVALGAPGIGGAEATDFPGVRVWAARSGADWIARVPAGSLLGFGHGTPPSAPAFGALPLPTAPSTVHDAYLTAGSPTLPAVAALALPTVAAH from the coding sequence ATGACGGGACGCATGCTGATCACCGCCCTGGTCGCCGTGGTGCTGTGGGCACACCTGCCGATGCTGCCGGCGCACCACCCCGGCCGGGTCCGGCCCCGGATGGCCGCCACCATCGCGGGAACGCTGGCCGGCTGCGCCACCGCACCCGAGTGCGCGCTCCGCGTCGACCGGCTCTACGCGCTCAGCACCGCGTCGATGCGCGCGGCCGGGCCGCCCTACGCGACCTGGGCCGGCCGCACGTTCCTCGGCTTCGACCCGCGCGGCGACGGGCAGGCCGTCGAGGTGGTCGGCGACCTCACCACCGCCGCCCGGATCACGGTCGTCGTCCCCGGCGTCGCCACCACGCTCGGCACGTTCACCCGCGGCCTCGGCGACGTCGCCCGGCGCGCCCCCGCGGTCCAGGCCCGCGCGATCCACCGGGCCGCGCTCGCCCGCGACCCGCACGCCCGCGTCGCGGTCGTCGCCTGGCTCGGCTACGACCCACCGGACGGCGTCGGCGTCTCCGCCGCCCGCCAGGAGGTGGCCCGCTCCGGCGCCCGCGCCCTCACCGAGCTGCTGGCCGCGCTCGGCAGTGCCCGCCCCGGCGTACCCGTCACGCTGGTCGGTCACAGCTACGGCGCGATCGTGGCCGGCCTGGCCGTCCGCGCCGGCGCCCCCACGGTCACCGACCTGGTCGCGCTCGGCGCGCCCGGCATCGGCGGCGCCGAGGCCACCGACTTCCCGGGGGTACGCGTCTGGGCCGCCCGATCCGGCGCCGACTGGATCGCCCGCGTGCCCGCCGGGAGCCTGCTCGGCTTCGGTCACGGCACCCCGCCGTCCGCACCCGCGTTCGGCGCGCTCCCGCTGCCCACCGCACCGTCCACCGTGCACGACGCCTACCTGACCGCCGGTTCCCCCACGCTCCCCGCCGTGGCCGCGCTCGCGCTGCCGACCGTGGCCGCGCACTGA